The Suricata suricatta isolate VVHF042 chromosome 4, meerkat_22Aug2017_6uvM2_HiC, whole genome shotgun sequence genome includes a region encoding these proteins:
- the PROKR1 gene encoding prokineticin receptor 1, with the protein MEITTGVMDKNATNISTNFLSVLPPNGAQAASFPFNFSYGDYDLPLDEDEDVTNSRTFFAAKIVIGMALVGIMLVCGIGNFIFIAALVRYKKLRNLTNLLIANLAISDFLVAIVCCPFEMDYYVVRQLSWEHGHVMCASVNYLRTVSLYVSTNALLAIAIDRYLAIVYPLRPRMKYQTATGLIALVWMVSILIAIPSAYFTTETVLIIVKSQEKIFCGQIWPVDQQIYYKSYFLFIFGIEFVGPVVTMTLCYARISRELWFKAVPGFQTEQIRKRLRCRRKTVLVLMCILTAYVVCWAPFYGFTIVRDFFPTVFVKEKHYLTAFYVVECIAMSNSMINTLCFVTVKNNTIKYFKKIMLLHWKSSYNGSKSSVDLDLKTTGVPATEEVDCIRLK; encoded by the exons ATGGAGATCACCACAGGGGTCATGGATAAGAATGCCACCAACATCTCCACCAACTTCCTTTCTGTGCTTCCCCCCAACGGAGCCCAAGCTGCTTCCTTCCCATTCAACTTTAGCTATGGTGACTATGACTTGCCGTTGGATGAAGATGAGGACGTGACCAATTCCCGAACTTTCTTTGCTGCCAAGATCGTCATTGGCATGGCCCTAGTGGGCATCATGCTGGTCTGTGGCATTGGCAACTTCATCTTCATTGCTGCTCTGGTCCGCTACAAGAAGCTGCGCAACCTTACCAACCTGCTCATTGCCAACCTGGCCATTTCTGATTTCCTGGTGGCCATTGTCTGCTGCCCCTTTGAGATGGACTACTATGTGGTGCGCCAGCTGTCCTGGGAGCATGGCCACGTCATGTGTGCCTCTGTCAACTACCtgcgcactgtttctctctacgTCTCCACCAATGCCCTGCTAGCCATTGCCATCGACAG ATATCTGGCCATCGTCTACCCGCTGAGACCCCGGATGAAGTATCAAACAGCCACTGGCTTGATTGCCCTGGTGTGGATGGTGTCCATCCTCATTGCCATCCCTTCAGCCTACTTCACGACGGAAACTGTCCTCATCATTGTCAAGAGCCAAGAGAAGATCTTCTGTGGCCAGATCTGGCCAGTGGACCAGCAGATCTACTATAAGTCCTACTTCCTCTTCATCTTTGGCATCGAGTTCGTGGGCCCTGTGGTCACGATGACCCTGTGCTACGCCAGGATCTCCCGGGAGCTCTGGTTCAAGGCAGTCCCAGGCTTCCAGACGGAGCAGATCCGGAAGAGGCTGCGCTGCCGCAGGAAGACAGTGCTGGTGCTCATGTGCATCCTCACTGCCTATGTGGTGTGCTGGGCACCCTTCTACGGCTTCACCATCGTGCGTGACTTCTTCCCCACTGTGTTTGTCAAGGAGAAGCACTACCTTACTGCCTTCTATGTCGTCGAGTGCATCGCCATGAGCAACAGCATGATCAACACCCTATGTTTCGTGACCGTTAAGAACAACACCATCAAGTACTTCAAAAAGATCATGCTGCTGCATTGGAAGTCTTCTTACAATGGGAGTAAGTCCAGCGTGGATCTTGATCTTAAAACCACAGGGGTGCCGGCCACTGAAGAGGTGGACTGCATCAGACTAAAATAA